A section of the Polyodon spathula isolate WHYD16114869_AA chromosome 29, ASM1765450v1, whole genome shotgun sequence genome encodes:
- the ndufs8a gene encoding NADH:ubiquinone oxidoreductase core subunit S8a: protein MSALRLLYCASRSGPKSLCPALTRPFTASAQRDSYKYVNAKELATDFKSITDRAAQTLLWTELFRGLGMTLSYLFREPATINYPFEKGPLSPRFRGEHALRRYPSGEERCIACKLCEAVCPAQAITIEAEPRSDGSRRTTRYDIDMTKCIYCGFCQEACPVDAIVEGPNFEFSTETHEELLYNKEKLLNNGDKWEAEIAENIQADYLYR, encoded by the exons ATGTCAGCCCTGCGCTTGCTGTACTGTGCATCCAGATCAG GCCCGAAGTCCCTGTGCCCTGCCCTGACTCGCCCCTTCACTGCGTCTGCACAGAGAGACAGCTACA AGTATGTCAACGCGAAGGAACTCGCCACGGACTTCAAATCCATCACCGACCGCGCGGCGCAAACGCTGCTGTGGACAGAGCTGTTCAGAG GTTTAGGGATGACTCTGAGTTACCTGTTCAGAGAGCCGGCCACCATCAACTACCCCTTTGAGAAGGGACCCCTGAGCCCTCGCTTCCGCGGGGAGCACGCTCTGAGGAGGTACCCCTCGGGAGAGGAGCGCTGCATCGCCTGCAAGCTCTGTGAGGCTGTGTGCCCCGCCCAG GCGATCACTATTGAGGCAGAGCCTCGCTCCGACGGCAGCAGGAGGACCACGAGGTACGACATTGACATGACGAAGTGCATCTACTGCGGCTTCTGCCAGGAGGCCTGCCCTGTCGATGCCATCGTGGAG GGTCCGAACTTCGAGTTCTCCACAGAGACTCACGAGGAGCTGCTGTACAACAAGGAGAAGCTCCTGAACAACGGAGACAAGTGGGAGGCAGAGATAGCAGAGAATATCCAGGCAGACTATCTGTATAGATAA